In Streptomyces dangxiongensis, one DNA window encodes the following:
- a CDS encoding beta-ketoacyl [acyl carrier protein] synthase domain-containing protein, which translates to MSELSDRSGPVAVIGVGGRFADAPDVEAFWDNLVAGRDCFRREPVPVVEDLGGDRLRVHSWGWAPHRDRYDSALVGVEGLDPQHGILQESLWQAAEDAGVRLSAIADRTAVYAGCARTKHVPRAAFDDVVHVDPTFAGPYFSYLRDLWGESVMLDSACATSAVAVHLACQSLRAHSCDYALAGAVAVQEDADGTYVRTPRSIYSTEGIVRPFDRRHNGVVPGDGSGAVLLRRLDDALRDGDPVYAVIRGSAVTNDGRAKPGFVIPGVDGKVRAVRRALEAAGLTGADVDYVETHGVGIPLNDQIEATALIEALGTEGEPVAVGSVKASVGHCDTAAGMAALIKTCLAMDRGFLPATPNTEDPVEEFTGRGARFGILPEGRPWPAHGRSRTAGLMSAGVGGTNAFLVLEGAPSL; encoded by the coding sequence ATGTCAGAACTCTCCGATCGTTCCGGCCCGGTGGCCGTCATCGGTGTGGGCGGGCGGTTCGCCGACGCGCCCGACGTCGAGGCGTTCTGGGACAACCTCGTCGCGGGCCGCGACTGCTTCCGGCGGGAGCCGGTGCCGGTCGTGGAGGACCTGGGCGGGGACCGGCTGCGCGTCCACTCCTGGGGGTGGGCGCCGCACCGGGACCGCTACGACAGCGCGCTCGTCGGCGTCGAGGGCCTGGACCCGCAGCACGGCATCCTCCAGGAGTCGCTGTGGCAGGCGGCGGAGGACGCCGGGGTGCGGCTGTCGGCGATCGCCGACCGGACCGCCGTGTACGCCGGCTGCGCCCGCACCAAGCACGTGCCGCGGGCCGCCTTCGACGACGTGGTGCACGTCGACCCGACGTTCGCCGGGCCCTACTTCTCCTACCTCCGTGACCTGTGGGGCGAGTCGGTGATGCTGGACTCGGCGTGCGCCACCTCGGCCGTCGCCGTGCATCTGGCCTGCCAGAGCCTGCGCGCCCACAGTTGCGACTACGCCCTGGCCGGGGCGGTGGCCGTCCAGGAGGACGCCGACGGCACCTACGTGCGCACCCCGCGCAGCATCTACTCCACCGAGGGCATCGTGCGCCCCTTCGACCGCCGGCACAACGGCGTGGTCCCCGGTGACGGTTCCGGGGCCGTCCTGCTGCGCCGGCTCGACGACGCGCTGCGCGACGGCGATCCGGTCTACGCCGTCATCCGGGGCAGCGCCGTGACCAACGACGGCCGCGCCAAGCCCGGTTTCGTCATCCCCGGTGTCGACGGCAAGGTCCGCGCGGTACGCCGGGCCCTGGAGGCGGCGGGCCTGACCGGGGCCGACGTCGACTACGTGGAGACGCACGGGGTCGGCATCCCGCTGAACGACCAGATCGAGGCGACCGCCCTGATCGAGGCGCTCGGCACCGAGGGCGAGCCGGTGGCGGTGGGCTCGGTGAAGGCGTCCGTCGGCCACTGCGACACCGCGGCCGGCATGGCGGCCCTGATCAAGACCTGCCTCGCGATGGACCGCGGCTTCCTGCCCGCGACCCCCAACACCGAGGACCCCGTCGAGGAGTTCACCGGGCGCGGCGCGCGCTTCGGCATCCTCCCCGAGGGCCGCCCCTGGCCCGCGCACGGCCGCTCCCGCACGGCCGGCCTGATGTCGGCCGGCGTGGGCGGCACCAACGCCTTCCTCGTCCTGGAGGGAGCACCGTCGCTCTGA
- a CDS encoding acyl carrier protein has translation MTDQVRAAWTDVLGHDDFDDDTPFLEAGGHSLKAAQVLIRLRRQLGVRLPNRLFFDHPTVRELAAAVERIATTSPLT, from the coding sequence ATGACCGACCAGGTCAGGGCCGCTTGGACCGACGTACTCGGGCATGACGACTTTGACGACGACACCCCTTTCCTCGAAGCGGGCGGCCATTCCCTCAAAGCCGCGCAGGTGCTGATCCGGCTTCGCCGGCAACTCGGTGTACGCCTGCCCAACCGGCTTTTCTTCGACCACCCCACCGTGCGCGAACTGGCGGCTGCCGTGGAGCGTATCGCCACCACGTCCCCCCTCACGTGA
- a CDS encoding zinc-binding dehydrogenase: MPHVRGEAAVLVEPGRLEVEDVAFRELNEDEVLVRNTVAAICGSDVHRVRAESPFFRDMRDHPYPCPAGYPGHEGVGRVVESRSARFAPGDLVLTVPNHAYMASFARYQTIADRFLLPLPDTGSPTVHLMAQQLGTVVFALKRFWPEPVPQGRTAAVVGIGSAGLLFLQMLKHRGFERVVAVDLEPGRLAVARALGADATAHVPGQSAEEVVMELTGGAGADLVIEAAGTDGARVHAMRMVGQQGRLGFFGMPEDYDMRIPYAHLFVRNAQLIHAVGGAQLEPGLASFRTALDLIGGGSIRVDDHITHTFDIKNIADALDLAHHRGDGVVKVALTFD; this comes from the coding sequence ATGCCGCACGTACGTGGCGAAGCCGCCGTTCTCGTCGAACCCGGGCGCCTGGAGGTGGAGGACGTCGCCTTCCGGGAGCTGAACGAGGACGAGGTGCTGGTCCGCAACACCGTGGCCGCCATCTGCGGCAGCGATGTGCACCGGGTGCGCGCCGAGTCCCCGTTCTTCCGGGACATGCGGGACCACCCCTACCCCTGCCCGGCGGGATATCCGGGGCACGAGGGCGTCGGCCGGGTCGTGGAGAGCCGGTCGGCGCGGTTCGCGCCGGGCGACCTCGTGCTGACCGTGCCGAACCACGCGTACATGGCGTCGTTCGCGCGCTACCAGACCATCGCCGACCGGTTCCTGCTGCCGCTGCCGGACACCGGTTCGCCGACGGTCCATCTGATGGCGCAGCAGCTCGGGACCGTCGTCTTCGCGCTGAAGCGGTTCTGGCCGGAGCCGGTGCCCCAGGGCCGGACGGCCGCCGTCGTCGGCATCGGCTCGGCCGGCCTGCTGTTCCTCCAGATGCTCAAGCACCGCGGCTTCGAGCGGGTCGTGGCGGTCGATCTGGAGCCGGGACGGCTGGCGGTGGCGCGTGCGCTCGGCGCGGACGCCACCGCGCACGTGCCCGGGCAGAGCGCCGAGGAGGTCGTCATGGAGCTGACCGGCGGCGCGGGCGCCGACCTGGTGATCGAGGCGGCCGGCACCGACGGGGCGCGCGTGCACGCGATGCGGATGGTCGGCCAGCAGGGCCGGCTGGGCTTCTTCGGCATGCCCGAGGACTACGACATGCGCATTCCGTACGCCCATCTCTTCGTGCGCAACGCCCAGTTGATCCACGCGGTGGGCGGCGCCCAGCTAGAGCCGGGGCTCGCCTCCTTCCGCACGGCCCTGGACCTGATCGGGGGCGGCTCGATCCGCGTCGACGACCACATCACCCACACCTTCGACATCAAGAACATCGCCGACGCCCTCGACCTGGCGCACCACCGCGGGGACGGGGTCGTCAAGGTCGCGCTCACCTTCGACTGA
- a CDS encoding SAM-dependent methyltransferase has product MTAPVSRDGIQEASDSVLLPADWRGGAKTPLDADTAFNGFISTNVVFALEQLGLFTWFEENGRLDVPDYCRARQLDETVLRRLLSAAETFGYLVLTGDTVAPTPAWDDLRRKIGFFTWGVGGYHDVFANAASITRGERVFGTDVRRDEGMVALGSAQADLALMRHILDEQIAELDFSVLADLGSGISERVSRLVKSRPGARGLGLDISASATRLAAGTVARHGLTDRVQPICADVLDVLFRGRRIEGADGVDVAMSFMFLHDLLVDPRTRRDVIPALRKAFPHAHTFLLGDTTVRPRGEGDTLPVFSTGFELAHALMGVPIYTREEYENLFREGGLHLRRTIPFGAPHTYLFVLEAQ; this is encoded by the coding sequence GTGACCGCTCCCGTTTCCCGCGACGGCATCCAAGAGGCAAGCGACAGTGTTCTCCTCCCCGCGGACTGGCGGGGAGGCGCGAAGACCCCGCTCGACGCCGACACCGCGTTCAACGGATTCATCTCCACCAACGTCGTCTTCGCCCTGGAACAACTGGGCCTGTTCACCTGGTTCGAGGAAAACGGCCGGCTCGACGTCCCGGATTACTGCCGGGCGCGGCAACTGGACGAAACCGTTCTCCGCCGGCTGCTGTCCGCCGCGGAGACATTCGGGTATCTCGTCCTGACCGGCGACACGGTCGCGCCCACCCCCGCCTGGGACGATCTCCGCCGCAAAATAGGGTTCTTCACCTGGGGAGTCGGCGGATACCACGACGTGTTCGCGAACGCCGCGTCCATCACGCGCGGAGAGCGCGTCTTCGGCACGGACGTCCGGCGCGACGAGGGCATGGTGGCGCTCGGCTCCGCCCAGGCCGACCTGGCCCTGATGCGGCACATCCTCGACGAGCAGATCGCCGAACTCGACTTCTCCGTCCTCGCCGACCTCGGCAGCGGCATCAGCGAGCGCGTGTCCCGGCTGGTGAAGTCCCGCCCCGGCGCCCGCGGACTGGGCCTGGACATCAGCGCCTCGGCCACGCGGCTGGCCGCCGGCACCGTCGCACGCCACGGCCTGACCGACCGCGTCCAGCCCATCTGCGCCGACGTCCTCGACGTCCTCTTCCGGGGCCGCCGCATCGAGGGCGCCGACGGGGTCGACGTCGCGATGAGCTTCATGTTCCTGCACGACCTGCTGGTCGACCCGCGCACGCGCCGGGACGTCATCCCGGCGCTGCGCAAGGCGTTCCCCCACGCGCACACCTTCCTGCTCGGCGACACCACCGTCCGCCCGCGCGGCGAGGGCGACACCCTGCCGGTGTTCTCCACCGGCTTCGAGCTGGCGCACGCCCTGATGGGCGTCCCGATCTACACGCGCGAGGAGTACGAGAACCTCTTCCGCGAAGGCGGCCTGCACCTGCGCCGGACCATCCCCTTCGGCGCCCCGCACACCTACCTCTTCGTTCTGGAGGCCCAGTGA
- a CDS encoding acyl carrier protein, whose product MTLGSGEKQAETLEATLKEILVDDLFLDVPAERIGDDDGLQDVLGLDSLGFVELRAQCEQRFGVTITDAEFTPVHFRSVRTVAGLVRTLRADAAGEHVAVPK is encoded by the coding sequence ATGACCCTCGGTTCGGGCGAGAAGCAGGCCGAAACCCTGGAAGCGACGCTGAAGGAGATCCTCGTCGACGACCTCTTCCTGGACGTGCCCGCGGAGCGCATCGGGGACGACGACGGCCTCCAGGACGTCCTGGGGCTCGACTCCCTCGGTTTCGTGGAGCTGCGTGCCCAGTGCGAGCAGCGCTTCGGTGTGACGATCACGGACGCCGAGTTCACCCCGGTCCACTTCCGCTCCGTCCGCACGGTCGCCGGTCTGGTGCGCACCCTGCGGGCGGACGCCGCCGGCGAGCACGTGGCGGTCCCGAAGTGA
- a CDS encoding non-ribosomal peptide synthetase — MRTPASSEQLDVWLACQREPDSDRYNITVDLEFVPGVDVPALRAALGDVLRAHAALRGSFATEGGELWHDTEAEPPLAFVTDRLPGRYDRAEALARAVVAGRAPFDLATAPLLRAALLTGDGGALLAVTMHHIVSDGWSSRILAEDLVTAYRSRAAGGPGTAPRATSHPADRSDAETDDRTGTGTDDPTGADAYADADVDAHADTDGYADAEEYWAAVLHDAPASLAPPHDLVPEDGFPGPSGRVEVRLPDEVTSGVQALATAGRGSPAVVVLAAWSVLLHAWAGESEGVLGMVFAGRRDADAERVDLFSRVLPIRDRLDHEDRFTDVTARLREQMLDAMEHTHLPMRRLREIRSERSDGPGVERTAFMYTPAYEDEWQAGEVTVRRFDHPDETTKYEFSVNVLEGSAGTRLCVYYDTARYRHATAELFAEELRELLARAVAAPDTSCGDLLAACDPGLSQVAAHGAPATAPAPGIPALVLRHAAGRPDAVAVRHGDRVLTYGELGARAGELAGWLRERGAGPGDTVALLLSPGLDTPVFWLASALAGAAYLPLDPAYPEAQLQLIVDDARPAVLVVDPDCGHTLDVPRDTAVRLDEVPARAGGPAAPEVPYDDAATLCVLYTSGTTGRPKGVVLPHRGLARLLQRPDFIPLDETDVVAQLCPLNFDGASYEIWGALTHGAELVVLDKHLVLSPREMRRVVRARGVTTLLVTTPLLNRIIEDAPDTLQSLRRVYFGGELISVRHMRRALRWSRPGVLLHSYGPTENSFTSTWFPVAEVAADARTVPIGRPVPGTEVRVVQEGGTRPVPRGVPGELLLGGAGLADGYLNAPELTAGRFVTDGTTRLYRTGDRVRWTPEGLLEFIGRDDNQVKIRSQRVELGEVEAVLDAHPAVESVFVTTRVNGRGEKEIVAYAVAAPGTDADGIGRHARLRLPAFAVPSHLVLVDELPLTPTGKIDRRRLPDVDRGGHALKPAPAAPAPTAPAATATVAAAAAPGPASLLDGVRAAWRAVLGHDGFGSDRNFFDAGGHSLLLVKLREELRLATGADVPVIDLLRHVTVRDQARLIATAHRPTAAPAATPAGAAVRRRPAPRTPPGYAAPERRPVTGGARHHVLALSAVTAEALAVARERLAAYLEANPRVALGDVAHTLDRGRERFAHRFAVVADGREQTVRALRDGAGHPAAPPVPGPAPAVVFAFAEAGDGSADALTRQVCLAGRFAQWGVTPAAVLGAGPGRIAAAVVSGALGMEEARRYAADESGTVPLPGRPGVLWSTALGPVTPDGPAPRQAHLATGAEPAKLLQVVRDQLGEVAVLELPAADLDDEALLRALAALWCQGVGARLTPDGTARRPRLPGHPLSWATTARADHS; from the coding sequence GTGAGGACACCGGCCTCCTCCGAGCAACTGGACGTCTGGCTCGCCTGCCAGCGCGAACCGGATTCCGACCGCTACAACATCACGGTCGACCTGGAGTTCGTCCCGGGTGTCGACGTACCGGCACTGCGGGCCGCCCTCGGCGACGTGCTGCGGGCGCACGCGGCGCTGCGCGGCTCCTTCGCCACCGAGGGCGGCGAGCTGTGGCACGACACCGAGGCGGAGCCGCCCCTGGCCTTCGTCACCGACCGGCTGCCCGGCCGCTATGACCGGGCCGAGGCCCTCGCCCGCGCGGTCGTCGCCGGCCGCGCGCCCTTCGACCTCGCGACGGCACCCCTGCTGCGGGCGGCCCTGCTGACCGGGGACGGCGGCGCCCTGCTGGCCGTCACGATGCACCACATCGTCTCCGACGGCTGGTCCAGCCGGATCCTCGCCGAGGACCTGGTGACCGCGTACCGGTCCCGGGCGGCGGGCGGGCCCGGCACCGCACCGCGCGCCACGTCGCACCCCGCGGACCGGAGCGACGCGGAAACCGACGACCGGACCGGCACCGGCACCGACGACCCGACCGGCGCCGACGCGTACGCCGACGCCGACGTGGACGCACACGCCGACACCGACGGCTACGCCGACGCCGAGGAGTACTGGGCCGCGGTGCTGCACGACGCCCCCGCCTCCCTCGCGCCGCCGCACGACCTGGTGCCCGAGGACGGCTTCCCCGGGCCCTCCGGCCGGGTGGAGGTGCGGCTGCCGGACGAGGTGACCTCGGGCGTCCAGGCCCTGGCCACGGCCGGCCGCGGCTCCCCCGCCGTGGTGGTCCTCGCGGCCTGGTCGGTGCTGCTGCACGCGTGGGCCGGCGAGTCCGAGGGCGTCCTCGGCATGGTGTTCGCCGGCCGCCGGGACGCCGACGCCGAGCGCGTCGACCTGTTCAGCCGGGTCCTGCCGATACGCGACCGGCTGGACCACGAGGACCGCTTCACGGACGTGACCGCCCGGCTGCGCGAGCAGATGCTCGACGCGATGGAGCACACCCATCTGCCGATGCGCCGGCTGCGCGAGATCCGCAGCGAACGGTCGGACGGCCCGGGCGTGGAGCGCACGGCGTTCATGTACACGCCCGCCTACGAGGACGAGTGGCAGGCCGGCGAGGTCACCGTCCGCCGTTTCGACCATCCGGACGAGACGACGAAGTACGAGTTCTCGGTCAACGTGCTGGAGGGCTCGGCCGGCACCCGGCTGTGCGTCTACTACGACACCGCCCGCTACCGCCACGCCACCGCCGAGCTGTTCGCCGAGGAACTGCGCGAGCTGCTGGCCCGCGCGGTGGCCGCCCCGGACACCTCCTGCGGCGACCTGCTCGCCGCGTGCGACCCGGGCCTGTCCCAGGTCGCCGCGCACGGCGCGCCCGCCACCGCGCCGGCGCCCGGCATCCCCGCGCTGGTCCTGCGGCACGCGGCCGGCCGGCCGGACGCGGTCGCCGTACGCCACGGGGACCGCGTCCTCACCTACGGCGAACTCGGCGCCCGCGCCGGGGAACTGGCCGGCTGGCTGCGCGAGCGGGGCGCCGGGCCCGGTGACACCGTGGCCCTGCTGCTCTCCCCCGGCCTCGACACGCCGGTGTTCTGGCTGGCCAGCGCCCTGGCCGGGGCCGCGTACCTGCCGCTCGACCCGGCCTACCCCGAGGCCCAGCTCCAACTCATCGTGGACGACGCCCGCCCGGCCGTCCTCGTCGTCGACCCGGACTGCGGGCACACCCTCGACGTGCCGCGCGACACGGCCGTACGGCTGGACGAGGTACCGGCGCGGGCGGGCGGGCCGGCCGCGCCCGAGGTCCCGTACGACGACGCGGCGACCCTGTGCGTGCTCTACACCTCCGGTACGACCGGCCGGCCCAAGGGCGTCGTCCTGCCGCACCGCGGGCTGGCCCGGCTCCTCCAGCGGCCCGACTTCATCCCGCTGGACGAGACGGACGTGGTCGCGCAGTTGTGCCCGCTCAACTTCGACGGCGCCAGTTACGAGATCTGGGGCGCGCTGACGCACGGCGCCGAACTGGTCGTCCTCGACAAACACCTGGTGCTCAGTCCCCGCGAGATGCGCAGGGTCGTCCGTGCGCGCGGGGTGACGACCCTGCTGGTGACGACGCCGCTGCTCAACCGGATCATCGAGGACGCCCCGGACACGCTCCAGTCGCTGCGGCGCGTCTACTTCGGCGGCGAGCTGATCTCCGTGCGGCACATGCGCCGCGCCCTGCGCTGGAGCCGTCCCGGGGTGCTCCTGCACAGCTACGGACCCACCGAGAACTCCTTCACCTCGACCTGGTTCCCGGTCGCCGAGGTCGCGGCGGACGCCCGCACGGTCCCCATCGGCCGTCCGGTGCCCGGCACCGAGGTGCGGGTGGTGCAGGAGGGCGGCACCCGGCCTGTCCCGCGCGGTGTGCCCGGTGAACTCCTGCTGGGCGGCGCCGGGCTGGCCGACGGCTACCTGAACGCGCCGGAGCTGACCGCCGGCCGCTTCGTCACCGACGGCACCACCCGGCTGTACCGCACCGGTGACCGGGTGCGCTGGACGCCGGAGGGGCTGCTGGAGTTCATCGGCCGCGACGACAACCAGGTCAAGATCCGCAGTCAGCGCGTCGAACTCGGCGAGGTGGAGGCCGTGCTGGACGCCCATCCGGCCGTCGAGTCGGTCTTCGTCACCACCCGTGTCAACGGGCGCGGCGAGAAGGAGATCGTCGCCTACGCGGTCGCCGCGCCCGGCACGGACGCCGACGGGATCGGCCGGCACGCCAGGCTGCGGCTGCCCGCCTTCGCCGTCCCGAGCCACCTGGTGCTGGTGGACGAGCTGCCGCTCACCCCGACCGGCAAGATCGACCGGCGCCGGCTGCCGGACGTGGACCGAGGGGGACACGCCCTGAAGCCCGCTCCCGCCGCACCGGCGCCCACCGCCCCGGCCGCGACCGCGACCGTCGCTGCGGCTGCGGCTCCCGGCCCGGCCTCCCTGCTGGACGGCGTACGGGCGGCCTGGCGGGCGGTGCTGGGGCACGACGGTTTCGGTTCCGACCGCAACTTCTTCGACGCGGGCGGCCATTCGCTGCTGCTGGTGAAGCTGCGCGAAGAGCTGAGGCTGGCGACCGGCGCCGACGTCCCGGTCATCGACCTGCTGCGGCACGTCACCGTCCGGGACCAGGCCCGCCTGATCGCCACCGCCCACCGTCCCACGGCCGCCCCGGCGGCCACGCCCGCCGGGGCGGCCGTACGGCGGCGGCCCGCACCGCGCACACCGCCCGGGTACGCGGCGCCGGAGCGGCGGCCCGTGACGGGCGGGGCCCGGCACCATGTCCTCGCCCTGTCCGCCGTCACCGCGGAGGCCCTCGCCGTGGCCCGGGAGCGGCTGGCCGCGTATCTGGAGGCGAACCCGCGGGTGGCGCTGGGGGACGTGGCGCACACCCTGGACCGGGGGCGGGAGCGGTTCGCGCACCGGTTCGCCGTGGTGGCGGACGGCCGGGAGCAGACGGTACGGGCCCTGCGCGACGGTGCCGGCCACCCGGCCGCGCCGCCCGTCCCGGGACCGGCCCCCGCCGTGGTGTTCGCGTTCGCGGAGGCCGGTGACGGCAGCGCCGACGCCCTCACCCGTCAGGTGTGCCTCGCCGGCCGGTTCGCCCAGTGGGGGGTGACCCCGGCGGCGGTGCTCGGCGCCGGCCCGGGCCGGATCGCGGCGGCCGTGGTGAGCGGGGCCCTCGGCATGGAGGAGGCCCGCCGGTACGCGGCCGACGAGTCCGGGACCGTACCCCTGCCCGGCCGCCCCGGTGTGCTGTGGAGCACCGCGCTCGGTCCGGTCACCCCCGACGGGCCCGCCCCGCGACAGGCGCACCTGGCCACCGGGGCCGAGCCCGCCAAGCTGCTCCAGGTCGTCCGCGACCAGCTCGGCGAGGTGGCCGTCCTGGAGCTGCCCGCGGCGGACCTGGACGACGAAGCCCTGCTCAGGGCACTCGCGGCGCTGTGGTGCCAGGGCGTCGGGGCGCGGCTGACCCCGGACGGCACGGCACGCCGGCCACGGCTGCCCGGCCACCCCCTGTCCTGGGCGACCACCGCCCGCGCCGACCACTCGTGA
- a CDS encoding cupin domain-containing protein yields the protein MSDRRPGEAEIIGDLPIPLAVAGHHQPAPFYLTADMFGGLPVQLAGGELTALIGKPVAAPHTHPVDELYLLVSPNKGGARIEVQLDGVRHELLSPAVMRIPAGSEHCFLTLEAEVGSYCFGVLLGDHQ from the coding sequence ATGAGCGACCGACGTCCGGGCGAGGCCGAGATCATCGGGGACCTGCCCATCCCGCTCGCCGTGGCCGGCCATCACCAGCCCGCGCCCTTCTACCTCACCGCCGACATGTTCGGCGGCCTGCCCGTGCAGCTCGCCGGCGGTGAACTCACCGCGCTGATCGGCAAACCCGTCGCCGCGCCGCACACCCACCCGGTGGACGAGCTGTACCTGCTGGTCTCCCCGAACAAGGGAGGAGCCCGCATCGAGGTCCAGCTCGACGGCGTACGGCACGAGCTGCTCTCACCCGCCGTGATGCGCATCCCGGCCGGCAGCGAGCACTGCTTCCTGACCCTGGAGGCCGAGGTCGGCAGCTACTGCTTCGGCGTCCTGCTGGGTGACCATCAGTGA
- a CDS encoding pyridoxal phosphate-dependent aminotransferase, producing the protein MTPPPTADGNATPAGPGQPFNTRVAGADDLIRLHLSESPYGAGKAALRAAERELARVNVYPDPERHDLVHALAEHWDVTPDHIAVANGSDELVLATALTLGDRTRPGLVTDGTFPGYRTCLELTGRGCTAVPPAGTDIDVDAFAARLPGHGIGYLCNPHNPSGAAHTREELAALADAATRSGVPLVFDEAYMEFAGPDAPQTRDLLGGDAPVLALRTFSKAYGLAALRVGYAVGPPALIAVLRRTLRALPFSVNRLAQAAAVGALGERDFLDGVRRSTAERRRWFTAELDRRGRAHLPSVTNFVAVAARDCTLAQDRLAADHGILVRNAGLFGFPGYLRTSLGTQEDLVRFLDALDEIERTP; encoded by the coding sequence GTGACCCCGCCCCCCACCGCCGACGGGAACGCGACACCCGCCGGCCCCGGACAGCCGTTCAACACGCGCGTCGCCGGGGCCGACGACCTGATCCGCCTGCACCTCAGCGAAAGCCCCTACGGCGCCGGCAAGGCGGCCCTCCGGGCGGCCGAGCGCGAGCTGGCCCGGGTGAACGTCTATCCGGACCCCGAGCGCCACGACCTGGTCCACGCCCTCGCCGAGCACTGGGACGTGACCCCGGACCACATCGCCGTCGCCAACGGCAGTGACGAACTCGTCCTGGCCACCGCCCTCACCCTCGGCGACCGCACCCGGCCCGGCCTCGTCACCGACGGCACGTTCCCCGGCTACCGCACCTGCCTGGAACTGACCGGACGCGGCTGCACCGCCGTACCGCCGGCCGGTACGGACATCGACGTGGACGCGTTCGCCGCGCGGCTGCCCGGGCACGGGATCGGCTACCTCTGCAACCCGCACAACCCCAGCGGCGCGGCCCACACCCGCGAGGAGCTGGCCGCGCTGGCCGACGCCGCCACGCGCAGCGGGGTCCCGCTGGTGTTCGACGAGGCGTACATGGAGTTCGCCGGGCCCGACGCCCCGCAGACCCGCGACCTGCTGGGCGGGGACGCGCCGGTCCTCGCGCTGCGCACCTTCTCCAAGGCCTACGGACTGGCCGCGCTGCGCGTCGGCTACGCCGTCGGCCCGCCCGCGCTGATCGCCGTACTGCGCCGGACGCTGCGCGCGCTGCCGTTCAGCGTGAACCGGCTCGCGCAGGCGGCGGCCGTCGGAGCCCTCGGCGAGCGGGACTTCCTGGACGGGGTGCGCCGGTCCACCGCCGAGCGGCGTCGCTGGTTCACCGCGGAACTGGACCGCCGCGGGCGCGCCCACCTGCCCTCCGTCACCAACTTCGTCGCGGTCGCCGCCCGGGACTGCACGCTCGCACAGGACCGCCTCGCCGCCGACCACGGAATTCTCGTTCGCAATGCGGGGCTGTTCGGATTTCCCGGATACCTGCGCACGTCGCTCGGCACCCAGGAAGACCTCGTCCGGTTCCTCGACGCCCTCGACGAGATCGAGAGAACCCCCTGA
- a CDS encoding ketopantoate reductase family protein: protein MRHAILGAGGVGLALGAALARGGHDVTLVMRESTRARYSGVIDVHSRLRGDHSVAVRAVGRLDEPVDVLWVTVKAPALGAALSRTGPGPLPGAVVPLLNGLDHPALLRERFGSRQIVGAIRVEAERTGPGRVTWNSLFAEVSLAATEGTPAGSGAATPGSAAPCADGPCADRPCADRPYADGPHATPSGVGAPHVGAPHVGAPHTGASRATAFAGVTASLADAGIACTTEPDPARVLWRKLVLLLPLALATTAADGPLGAVRRQPGLKALLHGAAREACAVAAAEDVAVDGPGLLHTLDTLPGRTDTSLHRDVATGVRPTELAALTEPVLRRARDHDLSLPAITELARRAAERERRAEAPAPHRSTYSKGETS, encoded by the coding sequence TTGAGGCATGCGATTCTGGGCGCCGGCGGAGTGGGGCTCGCCCTCGGGGCGGCCCTGGCCCGCGGCGGCCACGACGTCACGCTGGTGATGCGGGAGTCCACCCGGGCCCGCTACTCCGGCGTGATCGACGTCCACAGCAGACTGCGCGGCGACCACTCCGTGGCGGTCCGCGCGGTGGGCCGGCTCGACGAGCCGGTCGACGTCCTGTGGGTGACGGTGAAGGCACCGGCACTCGGGGCCGCCCTGTCCCGGACCGGTCCGGGACCGCTGCCGGGCGCGGTGGTGCCGTTGCTCAACGGGCTCGACCACCCCGCCCTGCTGCGGGAGCGGTTCGGCTCCCGCCAGATCGTCGGCGCGATCCGCGTCGAGGCGGAGCGGACGGGGCCGGGCCGGGTGACGTGGAACTCCCTGTTCGCCGAGGTCAGCCTGGCGGCGACCGAGGGCACGCCGGCCGGGTCCGGCGCCGCCACGCCCGGCTCCGCCGCACCATGTGCGGACGGACCATGTGCCGACAGGCCGTGTGCCGACCGGCCATATGCGGACGGACCACATGCCACCCCATCAGGTGTCGGTGCACCACATGTCGGTGCACCACATGTCGGTGCACCACACACCGGCGCCTCGCGCGCCACCGCGTTCGCCGGTGTGACCGCGTCCCTCGCGGACGCGGGCATCGCCTGCACCACCGAGCCGGACCCGGCCCGCGTTCTGTGGCGCAAGCTGGTCCTCCTGCTGCCGCTGGCCCTGGCCACCACCGCGGCCGACGGCCCCCTGGGCGCCGTCCGGCGGCAGCCCGGGCTGAAGGCGCTGCTGCACGGCGCGGCGCGCGAGGCCTGCGCCGTCGCGGCGGCCGAGGACGTCGCCGTCGACGGGCCGGGCCTGCTGCACACCCTCGACACCCTGCCCGGCCGCACCGACACCTCCCTGCACCGGGACGTGGCCACCGGTGTCCGGCCGACCGAACTGGCCGCGCTCACCGAGCCGGTACTGCGCCGCGCCCGGGACCACGACCTTTCCCTGCCGGCGATCACCGAGCTGGCGCGCCGGGCCGCGGAGCGGGAGCGGCGCGCCGAGGCCCCCGCGCCGCACCGATCCACCTACAGCAAGGGAGAAACGTCATGA